The proteins below are encoded in one region of Aquisphaera giovannonii:
- a CDS encoding DUF4838 domain-containing protein, producing the protein MRRNFTPVRAAIGLVALAWIPAIAPTPARAGVTPATLATWPIVVPTKASPAERHAAEEFREFASKVAGAKSPMEIISTDAPPAHAILLGKAASLKTDDLGEEGYRIRVDDGRVEIAGGGPRGTLYGVYAFLEDDLGVRFLWHDATFVPADRATRAIAAGERAFRPRFAWRYSYFGVINAHPAFAARMRNNATTSAPELGGNSPWTLISHSVPEWVPVATLGKEHPEYFSLVDGKRRAFMKEDNAEDGGTQPCFSNPEVKRRIIDGVLAKIKREGKASGNVSISQNDNTQYCRCDACRAIDEREDSHMGALLTLLNEAADAVAKEHPGVFVGTLAYQFSRKPPKHLRPRPNVAIQLCSIEACQLHPLDDPECPLNVAFCKDLEGWCRITPNVYVWNYNTNFASYNSPCPNLDVIGPNVKYLAAHGVKGVFMQAPGNAQNTELCELRNDLISRMLWDPSHDDRRIRETFIDAFYGRAAGKVKEYLALIQDAARKSGVHQGCFGPAASYGITADVARKGLAILQQAMADAENPTIRDRVEKMTISPRTVLLDDLARWIQHHGGATTQPPADLIGRTRDDFRELLRLYDRHGVDRFSEGISTDQIRGIH; encoded by the coding sequence ATGCGACGGAACTTCACCCCCGTGCGCGCGGCGATCGGCCTCGTCGCCCTCGCCTGGATTCCCGCCATCGCCCCGACGCCGGCCCGCGCCGGGGTCACGCCGGCGACGCTCGCGACCTGGCCCATCGTGGTCCCCACGAAGGCCTCGCCCGCGGAGCGCCACGCGGCCGAGGAATTCCGCGAGTTCGCCTCGAAGGTCGCCGGAGCGAAGTCGCCGATGGAGATCATCTCCACCGACGCCCCGCCCGCGCACGCGATCCTGCTCGGCAAGGCCGCCTCGCTGAAGACGGACGACCTCGGCGAGGAGGGCTACCGGATCCGCGTGGACGACGGCCGCGTGGAGATCGCCGGCGGCGGCCCCCGGGGGACGCTGTACGGCGTCTATGCGTTCCTGGAGGACGACCTGGGCGTCCGGTTCCTCTGGCACGACGCAACCTTCGTCCCGGCCGATCGGGCGACCCGCGCGATCGCGGCCGGGGAGCGCGCGTTCCGCCCGCGGTTCGCCTGGCGGTACTCGTACTTCGGCGTGATCAACGCGCACCCGGCGTTCGCGGCCCGGATGCGGAACAACGCGACGACCTCCGCGCCGGAGCTCGGCGGGAACTCGCCCTGGACCCTGATCTCGCACAGCGTCCCGGAATGGGTGCCCGTGGCGACGCTCGGCAAGGAGCATCCCGAGTATTTCAGCCTGGTCGACGGCAAGCGCCGGGCATTCATGAAGGAGGACAACGCCGAGGACGGCGGCACGCAGCCTTGCTTCAGCAACCCCGAGGTGAAGCGGCGGATCATCGACGGCGTGCTCGCGAAGATCAAGCGGGAGGGCAAGGCCTCCGGCAACGTCTCGATCTCCCAGAACGACAATACGCAGTACTGCCGCTGCGACGCCTGCCGCGCGATCGACGAGCGCGAGGACTCCCACATGGGGGCGCTCCTGACCCTCCTGAACGAGGCGGCCGACGCCGTCGCGAAGGAGCACCCGGGGGTCTTCGTCGGCACCCTGGCCTACCAGTTCTCGCGGAAGCCGCCGAAGCACCTGAGGCCGCGGCCGAACGTCGCGATCCAGCTCTGCAGCATCGAGGCCTGCCAGCTCCACCCGCTCGACGACCCGGAGTGCCCGCTGAACGTGGCGTTCTGCAAGGACCTGGAGGGCTGGTGCAGGATCACGCCCAATGTCTACGTGTGGAACTACAACACGAACTTCGCGTCGTACAACTCACCCTGCCCGAACCTCGACGTGATCGGCCCGAACGTGAAGTACCTGGCCGCGCACGGCGTGAAGGGCGTCTTCATGCAGGCGCCGGGCAATGCCCAGAACACCGAGCTCTGCGAGCTCCGCAACGACCTGATCTCGCGGATGCTCTGGGACCCCAGCCACGATGACCGCAGGATCAGGGAGACCTTCATCGACGCCTTCTACGGCAGGGCCGCCGGCAAGGTGAAGGAATATCTCGCGCTCATCCAGGACGCGGCCCGGAAATCCGGCGTCCACCAGGGCTGCTTCGGCCCGGCGGCGAGCTACGGCATCACCGCCGACGTCGCCCGCAAGGGGCTGGCGATCCTCCAGCAGGCCATGGCCGATGCCGAGAATCCCACGATCCGGGACCGCGTCGAGAAGATGACGATCTCCCCCCGCACCGTCCTGCTGGACGACCTCGCCCGCTGGATCCAGCACCACGGCGGCGCCACGACTCAGCCCCCGGCCGACCTCATCGGCCGCACCCGCGACGATTTCCGCGAGCTGCTCCGCCTCTACGACCGCCACGGCGTGGACCGCTTCTCCGAAGGGATCTCCACGGACCAGATCCGCGGGATCCACTGA
- a CDS encoding ligand-gated ion channel, with protein MGSQQSDTPGGGLHPARMPTGDGRRKGVGGANPARLAILIASVAAAGTSAMAADVAPMSESLRKEGIRWPGEGGKRLKVSLGVYLIDFARINLREESFDMAGYLDVSWTDPGLALKEGERRGQPRRFRPGQVWTPALEFVNAVEQVLAEREGDVYVDDQGHATQRVRFSHKFQSQLDLRRFPFDRQTLTVVVAPFDPFAKDLDLQVDGERVGKLSDASVTDWEVGQVAARVEQSPREDRGNERLLFEVNIARRSTFYVWRVLLPMTLLVISTWLVFWFDVTNLQPQVSTGLAILLSLVTFTYAVDFSLPKVAYLTFIDRYTLTAFSFVLAVIFAVSAIHVILKRRGPEAAQRIQDRARYAFPLAFLAAIVLVAALSLR; from the coding sequence ATGGGATCGCAGCAGTCGGACACGCCGGGCGGTGGCCTCCATCCGGCCCGGATGCCGACCGGCGACGGCCGGAGGAAGGGCGTCGGGGGGGCGAATCCGGCCCGGCTTGCGATCCTGATCGCCTCGGTCGCGGCCGCCGGCACCTCCGCGATGGCGGCGGACGTCGCGCCGATGTCGGAGTCGCTGCGCAAGGAGGGCATCCGCTGGCCGGGCGAGGGGGGGAAGCGGCTCAAGGTCTCGCTGGGCGTCTACCTGATCGACTTCGCGCGAATCAACCTCCGCGAGGAGTCGTTCGACATGGCCGGCTACCTGGACGTGAGCTGGACCGACCCGGGCCTCGCCCTCAAGGAAGGGGAACGCCGGGGCCAGCCCCGACGGTTCCGGCCGGGGCAGGTGTGGACGCCCGCGCTGGAGTTCGTCAACGCCGTCGAGCAGGTGCTGGCGGAGCGGGAGGGGGACGTCTACGTCGACGACCAGGGGCACGCCACCCAGCGCGTGCGGTTCAGCCACAAGTTCCAGTCGCAGCTCGACCTCAGGAGGTTCCCGTTCGACCGCCAGACGCTCACCGTCGTGGTGGCGCCGTTCGACCCGTTCGCGAAGGACCTGGACCTCCAGGTCGACGGCGAGCGGGTCGGCAAGCTGTCCGACGCCTCGGTGACCGACTGGGAGGTCGGCCAGGTGGCCGCCCGGGTCGAGCAGAGCCCCCGCGAGGATCGCGGGAACGAGAGGCTCCTCTTCGAGGTGAACATCGCGCGCCGGTCGACGTTCTACGTCTGGCGCGTGCTCCTGCCGATGACGCTGCTGGTGATCTCCACCTGGCTGGTCTTCTGGTTCGACGTCACCAACCTCCAGCCCCAGGTCAGCACGGGGCTGGCGATCCTGCTCTCCCTGGTGACCTTCACGTACGCCGTGGACTTCTCCCTCCCGAAAGTCGCCTATCTCACGTTCATCGACCGCTACACCCTGACGGCGTTCTCCTTCGTCCTGGCGGTCATCTTCGCCGTGTCGGCGATCCACGTGATACTGAAGCGACGGGGCCCGGAGGCCGCGCAGCGGATCCAGGACCGGGCCCGCTACGCGTTCCCGCTGGCCTTCCTCGCGGCGATCGTCCTGGTCGCGGCCCTCTCGCTCCGCTGA
- a CDS encoding REP-associated tyrosine transposase, producing the protein MPNYRRFRVPGATVFFTLVTHERRGFLADELARRCLREAIREVQKRHPFEVFAIVLLPDHVHAIWILPPGESDFSARWRYVKGQFSRSYLADGGEEGTLSPSRVKRNERGVWQRRFFEHTILDERDLEAHADYVHYNPVKHGCVARPADWPYSSFHRWVDQGHYDPEWGRTEAGPLAFPGIDATEYECE; encoded by the coding sequence TACAGGCGGTTCCGCGTCCCCGGAGCGACGGTCTTCTTCACCCTCGTGACGCACGAGCGTCGGGGTTTCCTCGCGGACGAACTCGCCCGGCGGTGCCTCCGCGAGGCGATCCGCGAAGTGCAGAAGCGGCATCCTTTCGAGGTCTTCGCGATCGTCCTGCTGCCCGACCACGTGCACGCGATCTGGATCCTGCCTCCCGGGGAATCGGACTTCTCCGCACGGTGGAGATACGTCAAGGGGCAGTTCTCGAGGAGCTACCTGGCCGATGGCGGCGAGGAGGGCACGCTCTCGCCGTCTCGCGTCAAGCGGAATGAGCGCGGAGTCTGGCAGCGCCGCTTCTTCGAGCACACGATCCTCGATGAACGCGACCTCGAGGCCCACGCGGATTACGTACACTATAACCCGGTGAAGCACGGTTGCGTCGCCCGCCCCGCCGACTGGCCCTACTCCTCCTTCCACCGCTGGGTAGACCAGGGCCATTACGACCCGGAATGGGGACGCACCGAGGCCGGCCCGCTCGCCTTCCCCGGGATCGACGCAACCGAGTACGAGTGCGAGTGA
- a CDS encoding 3-keto-disaccharide hydrolase: MSRRVWLVGAAVGGLAVASGAWAQDKAKYGYKDTPMLPGGKWHVHDGDRPLPPVITPGTASTQETPGTAPSDAVVLFDGKDLSHWRGERGGDAKWDVRDGALVIHPGAGAILSRDEFGDCQLHLEFASPVPPKGSDQGRGNSGVMLFGRYEIQVLDCYDNKTYADGHAAAIYGQHPPLVNASRRPGEWQTYDILFTAPRFKEDGSVLTPAYATVLHNGVAVQNHAELLGPMAFRALPHYRKHGPAGPILLQDHGNPVKFRNIWVRPLKDHDSN, from the coding sequence ATGTCGCGGCGCGTGTGGCTCGTTGGTGCGGCGGTCGGCGGGTTGGCGGTGGCCTCGGGCGCGTGGGCCCAGGATAAGGCGAAGTATGGGTACAAGGACACGCCCATGCTCCCCGGCGGGAAGTGGCACGTCCACGACGGCGACCGGCCGCTCCCCCCGGTGATCACGCCCGGGACGGCCAGCACCCAGGAGACGCCCGGCACGGCCCCGTCCGACGCGGTGGTCCTGTTCGACGGCAAGGACCTGTCGCACTGGCGGGGCGAGCGCGGGGGCGACGCGAAGTGGGACGTCCGCGACGGGGCCCTCGTCATCCACCCCGGCGCGGGGGCCATCCTCAGCCGCGACGAGTTCGGCGACTGCCAGCTCCACCTGGAGTTCGCCTCGCCCGTCCCGCCGAAGGGCTCCGACCAGGGGCGAGGCAATAGCGGCGTGATGCTCTTCGGCCGGTACGAGATCCAGGTCCTGGACTGCTACGACAACAAGACCTACGCCGACGGCCACGCCGCGGCCATCTACGGCCAGCACCCGCCGCTGGTGAACGCCTCGCGGAGGCCCGGCGAGTGGCAGACCTACGACATCCTCTTCACCGCCCCGCGGTTCAAGGAGGACGGCTCGGTCCTCACGCCCGCCTACGCCACGGTCCTCCACAACGGCGTCGCCGTCCAGAACCACGCCGAGCTCCTCGGCCCGATGGCCTTCCGCGCCCTCCCCCACTACCGCAAGCACGGCCCCGCCGGCCCCATCCTCCTCCAGGACCACGGCAACCCCGTCAAGTTCCGCAACATCTGGGTGCGGCCCCTGAAGGACCACGACTCCAACTGA
- a CDS encoding GTPase, whose protein sequence is MEYSTWSRRVADLAGAASRLEARATPLGIASPAASAWHANLFQKLRPQLTEAPYLVVAVAGGTNIGKSTVFNHLAGFPASRVHPDATQTKHPVCLLPRGFAAGHDLAKVFPSFELAAWSSEDDAIADGPADRLIYREDPSGQQPANLVILDTPDVDGAMPVNWDRARLIAHASDVLVAVLTQQKFNDAAVRRFFREAAEADKTILAVFNMVEWPEDREHCGRWLQTFCKGTGASPAYVYAVPRDRAAVRENRLAFHGLTEGSTDPRKDLAELRFAEIKIRSVRGALRQMLDAREGLPDYLRTIHARAEENREARQIIHDTVRVKLEAPVLPGHIVTGEIWRWLEPRRTAFDRAVHRFYGKIGGAVMKLVPGRRDPAQQEADYVQAEQALLTRALEEIYAKLDLVQRAARPVLRDELAPVLSGEERRRAFDELRERLAATPLLTDAYRAAIAGDLERFEAEHPQMMRAIEWGLIATAVIRPAISIGMFGGAEILTHAALHVGSHSVVQVAIDVAAGAAGAAGGEGAIAGLSAPARKLIADLFAEFYKERAELLARVIHDCVLGRHLERIDKLAELAEGDDYRVAFRTAADLSRELAALDADGMGTGGDDRANGHMTAKDPKNAGKILEMH, encoded by the coding sequence ATGGAATATTCGACCTGGTCGCGGCGGGTGGCCGACCTGGCCGGGGCGGCCTCGCGGCTGGAGGCGCGGGCCACGCCGCTGGGGATCGCGTCGCCGGCGGCGTCGGCCTGGCACGCGAACCTGTTCCAGAAGCTGCGGCCGCAGCTCACCGAGGCGCCCTACCTCGTGGTAGCCGTGGCGGGCGGGACGAACATCGGCAAGAGCACGGTGTTCAACCACCTCGCCGGCTTCCCCGCCAGCCGAGTCCACCCCGACGCCACCCAGACGAAGCACCCGGTCTGCCTGCTGCCGAGGGGCTTCGCCGCGGGGCATGACCTGGCGAAGGTCTTTCCGTCGTTCGAGCTCGCCGCGTGGTCCTCGGAGGACGACGCCATCGCCGACGGGCCGGCCGACCGCCTGATCTACCGCGAGGACCCGAGCGGCCAGCAGCCGGCGAACCTCGTCATCCTGGACACGCCCGACGTGGACGGGGCGATGCCCGTGAACTGGGACCGCGCCCGGCTGATCGCCCACGCCTCGGACGTGCTCGTCGCCGTGCTCACCCAGCAGAAGTTCAACGACGCCGCGGTCCGCCGCTTCTTCCGCGAGGCGGCCGAGGCGGACAAGACGATCCTCGCCGTCTTCAACATGGTCGAATGGCCCGAGGACCGCGAGCACTGCGGGCGGTGGCTCCAGACCTTCTGCAAGGGCACCGGCGCGTCTCCCGCGTACGTCTACGCCGTGCCCCGCGACCGCGCCGCGGTCCGCGAGAACCGCCTGGCGTTCCACGGGCTCACCGAGGGCTCGACCGACCCGCGCAAGGACCTCGCCGAGCTCCGCTTCGCCGAGATCAAGATCCGGTCCGTCCGCGGGGCGCTCCGCCAGATGCTCGACGCCCGCGAGGGCCTGCCCGATTACCTCCGGACGATCCACGCCCGCGCCGAGGAGAACCGCGAGGCCCGGCAGATCATCCACGACACCGTCCGGGTGAAGCTGGAGGCCCCGGTGCTCCCGGGCCACATCGTCACCGGCGAAATCTGGCGGTGGCTCGAGCCCCGGCGGACGGCCTTCGACCGCGCCGTGCACAGGTTCTACGGCAAGATCGGCGGCGCCGTGATGAAGCTGGTCCCCGGCCGCCGCGACCCGGCCCAGCAGGAGGCGGACTACGTCCAGGCCGAGCAGGCGCTGCTGACTCGGGCCCTGGAGGAGATCTACGCCAAGCTCGACCTGGTCCAGCGCGCGGCCCGCCCGGTGCTCCGCGACGAGCTGGCGCCGGTGCTCTCCGGCGAGGAGCGGCGTCGGGCGTTCGACGAGCTCCGCGAGCGGCTCGCCGCCACGCCGCTGCTGACCGACGCCTACCGCGCGGCGATCGCCGGGGACCTCGAGCGGTTCGAGGCCGAGCACCCGCAGATGATGCGGGCGATCGAATGGGGCCTGATCGCCACGGCCGTGATCCGGCCGGCCATCTCCATCGGCATGTTCGGCGGCGCCGAGATCCTCACCCACGCGGCGCTGCACGTCGGCTCGCACTCCGTCGTCCAGGTCGCGATCGACGTCGCCGCCGGGGCCGCGGGCGCCGCCGGGGGCGAGGGCGCCATCGCCGGCCTCTCCGCGCCGGCCCGCAAGCTGATCGCCGACCTCTTCGCCGAGTTCTACAAGGAGCGCGCCGAGCTGCTCGCCCGGGTCATCCACGACTGCGTCCTGGGCCGCCACCTGGAGCGGATCGACAAGCTCGCGGAGCTCGCCGAGGGCGACGACTACCGCGTCGCCTTCCGGACCGCCGCGGACCTCTCCCGCGAGCTGGCGGCGCTCGACGCCGACGGCATGGGGACGGGCGGCGATGACCGAGCGAACGGACACATGACCGCGAAGGACCCGAAGAACGCCGGGAAGATCCTCGAGATGCATTAG
- a CDS encoding GTPase family protein, which yields MPENTNPTAPDWEKEHLLAGFDRLHARLVAWARNAPAWPPFEAAAGLVARLEPRLKAPEIDLDRALVVGFLGGSGTGKSTLFNALLGRPVSRAGKEYRPMTRRAVVACHPSVDPGFLGLDAIDMEIHRLNIPMLQQMILVDCPDPDTQDPEDGAGGVKHLDILRTVLPHCDVLVHTVTSQKYKSHVVGQELVKNAPGRQILYVQTHARIDEDNRRDLRAYLDGLGLDVPEVFRVDAAEALSHQERGEPVDAEFARLRDLLEHELASRARHRIRRANLLGLYDWLLATIRGPIDAGLAAVGRLESSMDADRAALLAKVRTRMTERVDANRRLWRSRVLRALTQSWGSGPLAGLLGLWSAGGALVRSLILLRARTPVQALMAGGFALSQLAGEKWRERQAAGAWAAEADLGLTEADVARVRSILRGHLADAGIEPPGEGKGGAVASPAASPRDLSAQQLAEVALAAYQKLDAEAGAIVERRVATRASRPVHALFELAFCLLPAYLAFHMARNFFYEHLWNKAPLLGFDFLFQAAMWCLIWGVLLGFLLLYLLNQGLARELKEAVVRLSPADLFEPLYADSAAACASIRGHAAGLDSIARDLGQLRAAVGGAGVLDLGLGGLRARAAEGTKAAGVGAPLPPPAVVPEAVVPAPPSHERVHARREITA from the coding sequence TTGCCTGAGAACACCAACCCGACCGCCCCGGATTGGGAGAAGGAGCACCTGCTCGCGGGCTTCGACCGGCTGCATGCCAGGCTCGTCGCGTGGGCCCGCAATGCGCCAGCGTGGCCGCCGTTCGAGGCGGCGGCCGGGCTCGTCGCACGCCTGGAGCCGAGGCTGAAGGCGCCGGAGATCGACCTCGACCGCGCGCTCGTCGTCGGCTTCCTGGGCGGGTCGGGGACGGGCAAGAGCACGCTCTTCAACGCGCTGCTGGGCCGGCCGGTCAGCCGGGCGGGGAAGGAGTACCGGCCGATGACGCGGCGCGCCGTGGTCGCGTGCCACCCGTCGGTCGACCCGGGATTCCTGGGCCTGGACGCGATCGACATGGAGATCCACAGGCTCAACATCCCGATGCTCCAGCAGATGATCCTGGTGGACTGCCCCGACCCGGACACCCAGGATCCGGAGGACGGGGCGGGCGGGGTCAAGCACCTGGACATCCTCCGCACGGTGCTGCCGCACTGCGACGTCCTGGTCCACACGGTGACGTCGCAGAAGTACAAGTCGCACGTCGTCGGCCAGGAGCTGGTCAAGAACGCGCCGGGGCGGCAGATCCTCTACGTCCAGACCCACGCCCGGATCGACGAGGACAACCGCCGCGACCTGCGGGCCTACCTGGACGGCCTGGGCCTGGACGTCCCGGAGGTCTTCCGCGTGGACGCGGCCGAGGCCCTCTCCCACCAGGAGCGCGGCGAGCCCGTGGACGCGGAGTTCGCCCGCCTCCGCGACCTGCTGGAGCACGAGCTGGCCAGCCGGGCGCGGCACCGGATCCGCCGGGCGAACCTGCTGGGGCTCTACGACTGGCTGCTCGCGACGATCCGGGGGCCGATCGACGCCGGCCTCGCCGCCGTCGGCCGGCTCGAGTCGTCGATGGACGCGGACCGCGCCGCGCTGCTGGCGAAGGTCCGCACGCGGATGACGGAGCGCGTGGACGCCAACCGGCGGCTCTGGCGGTCGCGGGTGCTCCGGGCGCTCACCCAGTCCTGGGGCTCCGGGCCGCTCGCGGGGCTGCTTGGGCTCTGGTCGGCGGGCGGGGCCCTGGTCCGCTCCCTGATCCTGCTGCGGGCCAGGACGCCGGTCCAGGCGCTCATGGCGGGTGGTTTCGCGCTCTCGCAGCTCGCGGGCGAGAAGTGGCGGGAGCGTCAGGCGGCCGGCGCCTGGGCGGCGGAGGCGGACCTGGGCCTGACCGAGGCGGACGTCGCCCGCGTCCGCAGCATCCTCCGCGGCCACCTCGCCGACGCCGGGATCGAGCCGCCGGGCGAGGGCAAGGGCGGGGCCGTCGCGTCGCCCGCCGCGTCCCCCCGCGACCTCTCGGCGCAGCAGCTCGCCGAGGTGGCCCTGGCCGCCTACCAGAAGCTCGACGCCGAGGCCGGGGCGATCGTCGAGCGCCGGGTGGCGACCCGGGCGAGCCGGCCGGTGCACGCGCTGTTCGAGCTGGCCTTCTGCCTCCTGCCTGCGTACCTGGCCTTCCACATGGCCCGGAATTTCTTCTATGAGCACCTGTGGAACAAGGCGCCGCTGCTGGGCTTCGACTTCCTCTTCCAGGCCGCGATGTGGTGCCTGATCTGGGGCGTGCTCCTCGGTTTCCTGCTCCTCTACCTGCTCAACCAGGGGCTGGCCCGCGAGCTGAAGGAGGCGGTGGTCCGGCTCTCGCCGGCCGACCTGTTCGAGCCGCTCTACGCCGACAGCGCGGCCGCCTGCGCGTCCATCCGGGGCCATGCCGCCGGGCTCGACTCGATCGCCCGCGACCTGGGCCAGCTCCGGGCCGCGGTCGGCGGCGCGGGCGTGCTCGACCTGGGCCTCGGCGGCCTGCGCGCGAGGGCCGCGGAGGGCACGAAGGCGGCCGGCGTCGGGGCCCCCCTGCCCCCGCCGGCGGTCGTGCCGGAGGCCGTGGTCCCGGCCCCCCCGTCCCACGAGCGGGTCCACGCCAGGCGCGAGATCACGGCCTGA